Proteins encoded together in one Manis pentadactyla isolate mManPen7 chromosome 6, mManPen7.hap1, whole genome shotgun sequence window:
- the PTPRN gene encoding receptor-type tyrosine-protein phosphatase-like N isoform X4, whose product MRRPRRPGGPGGSGGLRVLLCLLLLSSRPGGCSAISAHGCLFDRRLCSHLEVCIQDGLFGQCQVGVGQARPLLQVTSPVLQRLQGVLRQLMSQGLSWHDDLTQYVISQEMERIPRLRPLEPRPRDRSGLVPRRPGPAGELLLQGIPTGSPPAAQHRLPRPPVGGGGAGVGSPLSPLQAELLPPLLEHLLLPPQPPHSALSYEPAVLQPYLFHQFASRDGSRGPESSPGMVSVSPLPKAGPPALFSRTASKSTFGAHPGQSYGDPPGPSPAQLFQESGLLYLAQEPPVPSRAKAPRLPEQGGSSHAEDPTESYEEEGLEDPREKPPSPAEQPGGVVNTGADIKKTMEEQVQGGDTAEPPSPTLTLPGYSTASSTSSKAQQVLISGPTEPPGAADPSATPVLLEKKSPLGQSQPTVVRQPSTRPSAEEYGYIVTDQKPLSLAVGVKLLEILAEHVHVSSGSFINISVVGPALTFRIRHNEQNVSLADVTQQAGLVKSELEAQTGLQILQTGVGQREEAAAVLPRPARGTSPMRSVLLTLVAVAGVTGLLVALAVALCVRQHVRQRDKERLAALGPEGAHGDTTFEYQDLCRQHVATKSLFSRAEGPPEPSRVSSVSSQFSDAAQASPSSHSSTPSWCEEPAQANMDISTGHMILAYMEDHLRNRDRLAKEWQALCAYQAEPDTCTTAQEEGNIKKNRHPDFLPYDHARIKLKVESSPSRSDYINASPIIEHDPRMPAYIATQGPLSHTIADFWQMVWESGCTVIVMLTPLVEDGVKQCDRYWPDEGSSLYHVYEVNLVSEHIWCEDFLVRSFYLKNVQTQETRTLTQFHFLSWPAEGTPASTRPLLDFRRKVNKCYRGRSCPIIVHCSDGAGRTGTYILIDMVLNRMAKVSHPRMPQAFWVSSSGHPLSSPVPHPLPGVKEIDIAATLEHVRDQRPGLVRSKDQFEFALTAVAEEVNAILKALPQ is encoded by the exons ATGCGGCGCCCGCGGCGGCCTGGGGGTCCCGGGGGATCCGGGGGTCTCCGGGtgctcctctgcctcctgctgtTGAGCAGCCGGCCGGGAGGCTGCAGCGCCATTAGTGCCCACG GCTGCCTGTTTGACCGCAGACTGTGCTCTCACCTTGAAGTCTGTATTCAGG ATGGCTTGTTTGGACAGTGCCAAGTGGGAGTGGGGCAGGCCCGGCCCCTTTTGCAAGTCACCTCCCCAGTTCTTCAACGCTTACAAGGTGTGCTCCGACAGCTCATGTCCCAAG GATTGTCCTGGCATGATGACCTCACTCAGTATGTGATCTCCCAGGAGATGGAGCGCATCCCCAGGCTTCGCCCCCTAGAGCCCCGCCCAAGGGACAG ATCTGGCTTGGTGCCCAGAAGACCAGGTCCCGCTGGGGAGCTGCTTTTACAGGGCATCCCCACTGGTTCCCCCCCTGCAGCCCAGCACCGGCTTCCTCGCCCTCCAGTGGGCGGGGGCGGAGCTGGGGTAGGCTCCCCACTGTCCCCCCTGCAGGCTGAGCTGCTGCCCCCTCTTTTGGAGCATCTGCTGCTGCCCCCACAGCCCCCCCACTCTGCCCTGAGTTATGAGCCTGCCGTGCTGCAGCCCTACCTGTTCCATCAG TTTGCCTCCCGTGATGGCTCCCGGGGCCCAGAGAGCTCTCCAGGGATGGTCAGTGTCAGCCCCCTCCCCAAGGCTGGACCCCCTGCCCTCTTCAGCAGAACTGCCTCCAAGAGCACGTTTGGGGCTCACCCTGGCCAGTCCTACGGGGACCCTCCAGGGCCTTCACCTGCTCAGCTTTTCCAGGAGTCAGGGCTGCTCTACCTGGCCCAGGAGCCACCAGTGCCCAGCAGGGCCAAGGCCCCGAGGCTGCCAGAGCAAGGGGGTAGCAGCCATGCAGAGGACCCCACAGAGAGCTATGAGGAGGAAGGACTAGAGGATCCCAGGGAGAAGCCTCCTTCTCCGGCAGAGCAGCCAG GAGGGGTTGTAAATACTGGAGCTGACATCAAGAAA ACCATGGAGGAGCAGGTACAGGGTGGAGACACAGCAGAGCCTCCGtcccccacactcaccctgccTGGATACTCCACAGCCAGCTCCACCTCCAGTAAAGCCCAGCAAGTGCTGATCTCTGGACCCACTGAGCCCCCCGGAGCTGCTGACCCCTCTGCCACACCTGTGCTGCTGGAGAAGAAAAGTCCACTGGGCCAGAGTCAGCCCACAGTGGTGAGGCAGCCCTCAACTCGGCCCTCCGCAGAGGAGTATGGCTACATTGTCACTGACCAGAA GCCCCTGAGTCTGGCTGTGGGAGTGAAGCTGCTGGAGATCCTGGCTGAGCATGTGCACGTGTCCTCAGGCAGCTTTATCAACATCAG TGTGGTGGGACCAGCCCTCACTTTCCGCATCCGGCACAATGAACAGAACGTGTCTTTGGCTGATGTGACCCAGCAAGCTG GGCTGGTGAAGTCCGAACTGGAAGCACAGACAGGGCTCCAGATCTTGCAGACAGGAGTGGGGCAG agggaggaggcagctgcaGTGCTTCCCCGACCAGCCCGAGGCACGTCTCCCATGCGCTCGGTGCTGCTCACTCTGGTGGCCGTGGCAGGTGTGACTGGACTGCTAGTGGCTCTTGCAGTGGCTCTGTGTGTGCGGCAGCATGTGCGGCAGCGGGACAAGGAGCGCCTGGCAGCCCTGGGACCTGAGGGAGCCCATGGGGACACTACCTTTGAGTACCAG GACCTGTGCCGCCAGCACGTGGCCACAAAGTCCCTGTTCAGCCGGGCAGAGGGTCCGCCTGAGCCTTCTCGGGTGAGCAGCGTGTCCTCCCAGTTCAGCGATGCAGCCCAGGCAAGCCCCAGCTCCCACAGCAGCACCCCATCCTGGTGCGAGGAGCCCGCCCAGGCCAACATGGACATCTCTACAGGACACATGATTCTG GCATACATGGAGGACCACCTACGGAACCGGGACCGCTTGGCCAAGGAGTGGCAGGCCCTGTGTGCCTACCAGGCGGAGCCCGACACTTGCACCACGGCCCAGGAAGAGGGCAACATCAAAAAGAACCGCCACCCCGACTTCCTGCCCT ATGACCACGCTCGCATCAAGCTGAAGGTGGAGAGCAGCCCTTCACGGAGTGATTACATCAATGCCAGCCCCATT ATTGAGCATGACCCTCGGATGCCAGCCTACATAGCCACACAGGGCCCGCTGTCCCACACCATCGCAGACTTCTGGCAG ATGGTGTGGGAGAGTGGCTGCACTGTCATCGTCATGCTGACCCCACTGGTGGAGGATGGTGTCAAGCAGTGTGACCGCTACTGGCCAGATGAGGGCTCTTCCCTCTACCACGTATATGAG GTAAACCTGGTATCGGAGCACATCTGGTGCGAGGACTTCCTGGTGCGGAGCTTCTACCTGAAGAACGTGCAGACCCAGGAGACACGCACGCTCACACAGTTCCACTTCCTCAGCTGGCCGGCAGAGGGCACTCCGGCCTCCACGCGGCCCCTGCTGGACTTCCGCAG GAAGGTGAACAAGTGCTACCGTGGCCGCTCCTGCCCCATCATCGTCCACTGCAG CGATGGTGCAGGGAGGACTGGTACCTACATCCTCATCGACATGGTACTGAACCGCATGGCGAAAG TCTCCCACCCCAGGATGCCCCAGGCTTTCTGGGTCTCCTCCTCTGGACACCCCCTGAGcagccctgtgccccacccccttcCAGGAGTAAAGGAAATTGACATCGCTGCCACCCTGGAGCATGTCCGTGACCAGCGGCCTGGCCTTGTCCGCTCTAAG GACCAGTTTGAATTTGCCCTGACAGCTGTGGCAGAGGAGGTGAATGCCATCCTCAAGGCCCTGCCCCAGTGA
- the PTPRN gene encoding receptor-type tyrosine-protein phosphatase-like N isoform X3: protein MRRPRRPGGPGGSGGLRVLLCLLLLSSRPGGCSAISAHGCLFDRRLCSHLEVCIQDGLFGQCQVGVGQARPLLQVTSPVLQRLQGVLRQLMSQGLSWHDDLTQYVISQEMERIPRLRPLEPRPRDRSGLVPRRPGPAGELLLQGIPTGSPPAAQHRLPRPPVGGGGAGVGSPLSPLQAELLPPLLEHLLLPPQPPHSALSYEPAVLQPYLFHQFASRDGSRGPESSPGMVSVSPLPKAGPPALFSRTASKSTFGAHPGQSYGDPPGPSPAQLFQESGLLYLAQEPPVPSRAKAPRLPEQGGSSHAEDPTESYEEEGLEDPREKPPSPAEQPDVTLQRLAAVLAGYGVELRQLTPEQLSTLSTLLQLLPKGAGRNLGGVVNTGADIKKTMEEQVQGGDTAEPPSPTLTLPGYSTASSTSSKAQQVLISGPTEPPGAADPSATPVLLEKKSPLGQSQPTVVRQPSTRPSAEEYGYIVTDQKPLSLAVGVKLLEILAEHVHVSSGSFINISVVGPALTFRIRHNEQNVSLADVTQQAGLVKSELEAQTGLQILQTGVGQREEAAAVLPRPARGTSPMRSVLLTLVAVAGVTGLLVALAVALCVRQHVRQRDKERLAALGPEGAHGDTTFEYQDLCRQHVATKSLFSRAEGPPEPSRVSSVSSQFSDAAQASPSSHSSTPSWCEEPAQANMDISTGHMILAYMEDHLRNRDRLAKEWQALCAYQAEPDTCTTAQEEGNIKKNRHPDFLPYDHARIKLKVESSPSRSDYINASPIIEHDPRMPAYIATQGPLSHTIADFWQMVWESGCTVIVMLTPLVEDGVKQCDRYWPDEGSSLYHVYEVNLVSEHIWCEDFLVRSFYLKNVQTQETRTLTQFHFLSWPAEGTPASTRPLLDFRRKVNKCYRGRSCPIIVHCSDGAGRTGTYILIDMVLNRMAKGVKEIDIAATLEHVRDQRPGLVRSKDQFEFALTAVAEEVNAILKALPQ, encoded by the exons ATGCGGCGCCCGCGGCGGCCTGGGGGTCCCGGGGGATCCGGGGGTCTCCGGGtgctcctctgcctcctgctgtTGAGCAGCCGGCCGGGAGGCTGCAGCGCCATTAGTGCCCACG GCTGCCTGTTTGACCGCAGACTGTGCTCTCACCTTGAAGTCTGTATTCAGG ATGGCTTGTTTGGACAGTGCCAAGTGGGAGTGGGGCAGGCCCGGCCCCTTTTGCAAGTCACCTCCCCAGTTCTTCAACGCTTACAAGGTGTGCTCCGACAGCTCATGTCCCAAG GATTGTCCTGGCATGATGACCTCACTCAGTATGTGATCTCCCAGGAGATGGAGCGCATCCCCAGGCTTCGCCCCCTAGAGCCCCGCCCAAGGGACAG ATCTGGCTTGGTGCCCAGAAGACCAGGTCCCGCTGGGGAGCTGCTTTTACAGGGCATCCCCACTGGTTCCCCCCCTGCAGCCCAGCACCGGCTTCCTCGCCCTCCAGTGGGCGGGGGCGGAGCTGGGGTAGGCTCCCCACTGTCCCCCCTGCAGGCTGAGCTGCTGCCCCCTCTTTTGGAGCATCTGCTGCTGCCCCCACAGCCCCCCCACTCTGCCCTGAGTTATGAGCCTGCCGTGCTGCAGCCCTACCTGTTCCATCAG TTTGCCTCCCGTGATGGCTCCCGGGGCCCAGAGAGCTCTCCAGGGATGGTCAGTGTCAGCCCCCTCCCCAAGGCTGGACCCCCTGCCCTCTTCAGCAGAACTGCCTCCAAGAGCACGTTTGGGGCTCACCCTGGCCAGTCCTACGGGGACCCTCCAGGGCCTTCACCTGCTCAGCTTTTCCAGGAGTCAGGGCTGCTCTACCTGGCCCAGGAGCCACCAGTGCCCAGCAGGGCCAAGGCCCCGAGGCTGCCAGAGCAAGGGGGTAGCAGCCATGCAGAGGACCCCACAGAGAGCTATGAGGAGGAAGGACTAGAGGATCCCAGGGAGAAGCCTCCTTCTCCGGCAGAGCAGCCAG ATGTAACCCTGCAGAGACTGGCAGCTGTGCTGGCAGGCTATGGGGTGGAGTTGCGCCAGCTGACCCCTGAGCAGCTCTCCACCCTCTCAACCCTGCTACAGCTGCTGCCCAAGGGAGCAGGACGGAATCTGG GAGGGGTTGTAAATACTGGAGCTGACATCAAGAAA ACCATGGAGGAGCAGGTACAGGGTGGAGACACAGCAGAGCCTCCGtcccccacactcaccctgccTGGATACTCCACAGCCAGCTCCACCTCCAGTAAAGCCCAGCAAGTGCTGATCTCTGGACCCACTGAGCCCCCCGGAGCTGCTGACCCCTCTGCCACACCTGTGCTGCTGGAGAAGAAAAGTCCACTGGGCCAGAGTCAGCCCACAGTGGTGAGGCAGCCCTCAACTCGGCCCTCCGCAGAGGAGTATGGCTACATTGTCACTGACCAGAA GCCCCTGAGTCTGGCTGTGGGAGTGAAGCTGCTGGAGATCCTGGCTGAGCATGTGCACGTGTCCTCAGGCAGCTTTATCAACATCAG TGTGGTGGGACCAGCCCTCACTTTCCGCATCCGGCACAATGAACAGAACGTGTCTTTGGCTGATGTGACCCAGCAAGCTG GGCTGGTGAAGTCCGAACTGGAAGCACAGACAGGGCTCCAGATCTTGCAGACAGGAGTGGGGCAG agggaggaggcagctgcaGTGCTTCCCCGACCAGCCCGAGGCACGTCTCCCATGCGCTCGGTGCTGCTCACTCTGGTGGCCGTGGCAGGTGTGACTGGACTGCTAGTGGCTCTTGCAGTGGCTCTGTGTGTGCGGCAGCATGTGCGGCAGCGGGACAAGGAGCGCCTGGCAGCCCTGGGACCTGAGGGAGCCCATGGGGACACTACCTTTGAGTACCAG GACCTGTGCCGCCAGCACGTGGCCACAAAGTCCCTGTTCAGCCGGGCAGAGGGTCCGCCTGAGCCTTCTCGGGTGAGCAGCGTGTCCTCCCAGTTCAGCGATGCAGCCCAGGCAAGCCCCAGCTCCCACAGCAGCACCCCATCCTGGTGCGAGGAGCCCGCCCAGGCCAACATGGACATCTCTACAGGACACATGATTCTG GCATACATGGAGGACCACCTACGGAACCGGGACCGCTTGGCCAAGGAGTGGCAGGCCCTGTGTGCCTACCAGGCGGAGCCCGACACTTGCACCACGGCCCAGGAAGAGGGCAACATCAAAAAGAACCGCCACCCCGACTTCCTGCCCT ATGACCACGCTCGCATCAAGCTGAAGGTGGAGAGCAGCCCTTCACGGAGTGATTACATCAATGCCAGCCCCATT ATTGAGCATGACCCTCGGATGCCAGCCTACATAGCCACACAGGGCCCGCTGTCCCACACCATCGCAGACTTCTGGCAG ATGGTGTGGGAGAGTGGCTGCACTGTCATCGTCATGCTGACCCCACTGGTGGAGGATGGTGTCAAGCAGTGTGACCGCTACTGGCCAGATGAGGGCTCTTCCCTCTACCACGTATATGAG GTAAACCTGGTATCGGAGCACATCTGGTGCGAGGACTTCCTGGTGCGGAGCTTCTACCTGAAGAACGTGCAGACCCAGGAGACACGCACGCTCACACAGTTCCACTTCCTCAGCTGGCCGGCAGAGGGCACTCCGGCCTCCACGCGGCCCCTGCTGGACTTCCGCAG GAAGGTGAACAAGTGCTACCGTGGCCGCTCCTGCCCCATCATCGTCCACTGCAG CGATGGTGCAGGGAGGACTGGTACCTACATCCTCATCGACATGGTACTGAACCGCATGGCGAAAG GAGTAAAGGAAATTGACATCGCTGCCACCCTGGAGCATGTCCGTGACCAGCGGCCTGGCCTTGTCCGCTCTAAG GACCAGTTTGAATTTGCCCTGACAGCTGTGGCAGAGGAGGTGAATGCCATCCTCAAGGCCCTGCCCCAGTGA
- the PTPRN gene encoding receptor-type tyrosine-protein phosphatase-like N isoform X2, producing MRRPRRPGGPGGSGGLRVLLCLLLLSSRPGGCSAISAHDGLFGQCQVGVGQARPLLQVTSPVLQRLQGVLRQLMSQGLSWHDDLTQYVISQEMERIPRLRPLEPRPRDRSGLVPRRPGPAGELLLQGIPTGSPPAAQHRLPRPPVGGGGAGVGSPLSPLQAELLPPLLEHLLLPPQPPHSALSYEPAVLQPYLFHQFASRDGSRGPESSPGMVSVSPLPKAGPPALFSRTASKSTFGAHPGQSYGDPPGPSPAQLFQESGLLYLAQEPPVPSRAKAPRLPEQGGSSHAEDPTESYEEEGLEDPREKPPSPAEQPDVTLQRLAAVLAGYGVELRQLTPEQLSTLSTLLQLLPKGAGRNLGGVVNTGADIKKTMEEQVQGGDTAEPPSPTLTLPGYSTASSTSSKAQQVLISGPTEPPGAADPSATPVLLEKKSPLGQSQPTVVRQPSTRPSAEEYGYIVTDQKPLSLAVGVKLLEILAEHVHVSSGSFINISVVGPALTFRIRHNEQNVSLADVTQQAGLVKSELEAQTGLQILQTGVGQREEAAAVLPRPARGTSPMRSVLLTLVAVAGVTGLLVALAVALCVRQHVRQRDKERLAALGPEGAHGDTTFEYQDLCRQHVATKSLFSRAEGPPEPSRVSSVSSQFSDAAQASPSSHSSTPSWCEEPAQANMDISTGHMILAYMEDHLRNRDRLAKEWQALCAYQAEPDTCTTAQEEGNIKKNRHPDFLPYDHARIKLKVESSPSRSDYINASPIIEHDPRMPAYIATQGPLSHTIADFWQMVWESGCTVIVMLTPLVEDGVKQCDRYWPDEGSSLYHVYEVNLVSEHIWCEDFLVRSFYLKNVQTQETRTLTQFHFLSWPAEGTPASTRPLLDFRRKVNKCYRGRSCPIIVHCSDGAGRTGTYILIDMVLNRMAKVSHPRMPQAFWVSSSGHPLSSPVPHPLPGVKEIDIAATLEHVRDQRPGLVRSKDQFEFALTAVAEEVNAILKALPQ from the exons ATGCGGCGCCCGCGGCGGCCTGGGGGTCCCGGGGGATCCGGGGGTCTCCGGGtgctcctctgcctcctgctgtTGAGCAGCCGGCCGGGAGGCTGCAGCGCCATTAGTGCCCACG ATGGCTTGTTTGGACAGTGCCAAGTGGGAGTGGGGCAGGCCCGGCCCCTTTTGCAAGTCACCTCCCCAGTTCTTCAACGCTTACAAGGTGTGCTCCGACAGCTCATGTCCCAAG GATTGTCCTGGCATGATGACCTCACTCAGTATGTGATCTCCCAGGAGATGGAGCGCATCCCCAGGCTTCGCCCCCTAGAGCCCCGCCCAAGGGACAG ATCTGGCTTGGTGCCCAGAAGACCAGGTCCCGCTGGGGAGCTGCTTTTACAGGGCATCCCCACTGGTTCCCCCCCTGCAGCCCAGCACCGGCTTCCTCGCCCTCCAGTGGGCGGGGGCGGAGCTGGGGTAGGCTCCCCACTGTCCCCCCTGCAGGCTGAGCTGCTGCCCCCTCTTTTGGAGCATCTGCTGCTGCCCCCACAGCCCCCCCACTCTGCCCTGAGTTATGAGCCTGCCGTGCTGCAGCCCTACCTGTTCCATCAG TTTGCCTCCCGTGATGGCTCCCGGGGCCCAGAGAGCTCTCCAGGGATGGTCAGTGTCAGCCCCCTCCCCAAGGCTGGACCCCCTGCCCTCTTCAGCAGAACTGCCTCCAAGAGCACGTTTGGGGCTCACCCTGGCCAGTCCTACGGGGACCCTCCAGGGCCTTCACCTGCTCAGCTTTTCCAGGAGTCAGGGCTGCTCTACCTGGCCCAGGAGCCACCAGTGCCCAGCAGGGCCAAGGCCCCGAGGCTGCCAGAGCAAGGGGGTAGCAGCCATGCAGAGGACCCCACAGAGAGCTATGAGGAGGAAGGACTAGAGGATCCCAGGGAGAAGCCTCCTTCTCCGGCAGAGCAGCCAG ATGTAACCCTGCAGAGACTGGCAGCTGTGCTGGCAGGCTATGGGGTGGAGTTGCGCCAGCTGACCCCTGAGCAGCTCTCCACCCTCTCAACCCTGCTACAGCTGCTGCCCAAGGGAGCAGGACGGAATCTGG GAGGGGTTGTAAATACTGGAGCTGACATCAAGAAA ACCATGGAGGAGCAGGTACAGGGTGGAGACACAGCAGAGCCTCCGtcccccacactcaccctgccTGGATACTCCACAGCCAGCTCCACCTCCAGTAAAGCCCAGCAAGTGCTGATCTCTGGACCCACTGAGCCCCCCGGAGCTGCTGACCCCTCTGCCACACCTGTGCTGCTGGAGAAGAAAAGTCCACTGGGCCAGAGTCAGCCCACAGTGGTGAGGCAGCCCTCAACTCGGCCCTCCGCAGAGGAGTATGGCTACATTGTCACTGACCAGAA GCCCCTGAGTCTGGCTGTGGGAGTGAAGCTGCTGGAGATCCTGGCTGAGCATGTGCACGTGTCCTCAGGCAGCTTTATCAACATCAG TGTGGTGGGACCAGCCCTCACTTTCCGCATCCGGCACAATGAACAGAACGTGTCTTTGGCTGATGTGACCCAGCAAGCTG GGCTGGTGAAGTCCGAACTGGAAGCACAGACAGGGCTCCAGATCTTGCAGACAGGAGTGGGGCAG agggaggaggcagctgcaGTGCTTCCCCGACCAGCCCGAGGCACGTCTCCCATGCGCTCGGTGCTGCTCACTCTGGTGGCCGTGGCAGGTGTGACTGGACTGCTAGTGGCTCTTGCAGTGGCTCTGTGTGTGCGGCAGCATGTGCGGCAGCGGGACAAGGAGCGCCTGGCAGCCCTGGGACCTGAGGGAGCCCATGGGGACACTACCTTTGAGTACCAG GACCTGTGCCGCCAGCACGTGGCCACAAAGTCCCTGTTCAGCCGGGCAGAGGGTCCGCCTGAGCCTTCTCGGGTGAGCAGCGTGTCCTCCCAGTTCAGCGATGCAGCCCAGGCAAGCCCCAGCTCCCACAGCAGCACCCCATCCTGGTGCGAGGAGCCCGCCCAGGCCAACATGGACATCTCTACAGGACACATGATTCTG GCATACATGGAGGACCACCTACGGAACCGGGACCGCTTGGCCAAGGAGTGGCAGGCCCTGTGTGCCTACCAGGCGGAGCCCGACACTTGCACCACGGCCCAGGAAGAGGGCAACATCAAAAAGAACCGCCACCCCGACTTCCTGCCCT ATGACCACGCTCGCATCAAGCTGAAGGTGGAGAGCAGCCCTTCACGGAGTGATTACATCAATGCCAGCCCCATT ATTGAGCATGACCCTCGGATGCCAGCCTACATAGCCACACAGGGCCCGCTGTCCCACACCATCGCAGACTTCTGGCAG ATGGTGTGGGAGAGTGGCTGCACTGTCATCGTCATGCTGACCCCACTGGTGGAGGATGGTGTCAAGCAGTGTGACCGCTACTGGCCAGATGAGGGCTCTTCCCTCTACCACGTATATGAG GTAAACCTGGTATCGGAGCACATCTGGTGCGAGGACTTCCTGGTGCGGAGCTTCTACCTGAAGAACGTGCAGACCCAGGAGACACGCACGCTCACACAGTTCCACTTCCTCAGCTGGCCGGCAGAGGGCACTCCGGCCTCCACGCGGCCCCTGCTGGACTTCCGCAG GAAGGTGAACAAGTGCTACCGTGGCCGCTCCTGCCCCATCATCGTCCACTGCAG CGATGGTGCAGGGAGGACTGGTACCTACATCCTCATCGACATGGTACTGAACCGCATGGCGAAAG TCTCCCACCCCAGGATGCCCCAGGCTTTCTGGGTCTCCTCCTCTGGACACCCCCTGAGcagccctgtgccccacccccttcCAGGAGTAAAGGAAATTGACATCGCTGCCACCCTGGAGCATGTCCGTGACCAGCGGCCTGGCCTTGTCCGCTCTAAG GACCAGTTTGAATTTGCCCTGACAGCTGTGGCAGAGGAGGTGAATGCCATCCTCAAGGCCCTGCCCCAGTGA